The following proteins come from a genomic window of Proteiniphilum propionicum:
- a CDS encoding lipopolysaccharide kinase InaA family protein, whose product MILLSFVKKHHVNILINPKYEHLRRDIETISENFNKKGKIIYKGRNILKKMRLGSEKVVVKKFSVPNFINQFIYSTFRQSKAARSYYNSAEIINRGFISPTPVAYIEERRWGRLKDSYYICIYAEDYNSIRPYLDGTLQNNALLKAFAEYTSQLHLRGIIHKDYSPGNILWKYSEESHNYLFCLVDVNRMNIHSFNDEYFKNLERLSPLRDITTIIAVNYAQYSHIDKEEAIQSVNNYSDSFYLKKTYKYTLKELPKKSFKSRRKNVRALFLYFVYRRLRQLKIVSQKQKEILKEKEINIYDKYLREKDTREVLPFRYNYYEEGNEENEENEENEDKSKIMAQ is encoded by the coding sequence ATGATCCTATTAAGCTTTGTGAAAAAACATCATGTCAATATTTTAATCAATCCTAAATATGAGCATTTGAGAAGAGATATTGAAACGATATCAGAAAATTTTAACAAAAAAGGAAAAATTATTTATAAAGGGCGCAATATATTAAAAAAGATGCGTCTGGGTTCAGAAAAAGTCGTGGTGAAGAAATTTTCCGTTCCAAATTTCATAAACCAGTTTATCTATTCCACATTTCGGCAGTCGAAAGCTGCACGCTCTTATTACAATTCCGCCGAAATTATTAATCGCGGTTTCATCTCACCAACACCTGTTGCGTATATAGAAGAGCGACGTTGGGGAAGATTGAAAGATAGTTATTACATTTGCATCTATGCAGAAGATTATAACTCTATAAGGCCATATCTGGACGGAACTTTACAAAATAATGCACTACTGAAAGCATTTGCTGAATATACCTCACAACTTCATTTGCGGGGAATTATTCATAAAGATTACAGTCCCGGCAATATTTTATGGAAGTACAGTGAAGAGAGTCACAACTATTTGTTTTGCCTTGTTGATGTAAACAGAATGAATATACATTCGTTTAACGACGAGTATTTCAAAAACCTTGAGCGATTATCTCCATTACGTGATATCACAACTATTATTGCAGTAAATTACGCCCAATATTCCCACATTGATAAAGAAGAAGCCATTCAGTCTGTAAATAACTATTCAGATAGTTTTTATCTAAAAAAAACATATAAATACACTTTAAAAGAGTTGCCGAAAAAATCTTTTAAATCGCGACGGAAAAATGTCAGGGCGCTATTTTTATATTTTGTTTATCGCCGGTTACGCCAATTAAAAATTGTATCACAGAAGCAAAAAGAGATTCTAAAAGAGAAAGAAATAAATATTTACGACAAGTATCTTCGCGAAAAAGATACCAGAGAGGTATTGCCTTTTCGATATAATTACTACGAAGAAGGGAATGAAGAGAATGAAGAGAATGAAGAGAACGAGGATAAAAGTAAAATAATGGCTCAGTAA
- a CDS encoding phospholipase A: MKHNFLFSVVLMMFLLIPEIMSQPEVALSDSTKRPLMNIVDYLKSKIEQERQELVMTEGEIIRYMDGLPPFSIYKDNFFITGIPLNKGINRETADAKFQLSIRHRLTSSRLPFDTFLYLTYTQKSFWDIYRDSAPFRDSNYNPGIGLGRYIIVDNRLTGAAFLHLEHESNGRDSLESRSTNWIGFSGKYFLTSNLAVGFKITIPFFTGKENSDLYDYRGTGYFNADLKSSNNKWWLSGTFSLIKSVKTINLKLTASYKISDRFNQYIFGELYSGTGDSLLDYKRKDLQLRAGICIKPDFYNLF, translated from the coding sequence ATGAAACATAATTTTTTATTTAGTGTTGTGCTGATGATGTTTTTGTTAATTCCTGAAATAATGTCACAGCCTGAAGTAGCTCTTTCCGATTCAACAAAAAGGCCGCTCATGAATATTGTTGATTATTTAAAATCGAAAATAGAACAAGAGAGACAAGAATTGGTTATGACGGAAGGTGAGATTATCCGGTACATGGATGGTTTGCCCCCTTTTTCTATATATAAGGATAACTTTTTTATTACCGGCATCCCGCTCAACAAAGGAATAAACAGGGAAACAGCCGATGCTAAATTTCAACTCAGTATCCGCCACAGGCTTACATCAAGCCGATTGCCTTTCGATACTTTTCTATATCTTACTTATACTCAAAAATCGTTTTGGGATATCTACCGCGATTCTGCCCCATTCAGGGACAGCAACTATAACCCGGGCATCGGGCTTGGAAGATATATTATTGTTGATAACCGGCTGACTGGAGCAGCTTTTTTGCATTTAGAACATGAATCCAACGGCCGTGACAGTCTTGAGTCGAGAAGTACTAATTGGATTGGCTTCTCAGGAAAATATTTTTTAACATCGAATCTTGCTGTCGGTTTCAAAATTACAATTCCTTTTTTTACCGGTAAAGAAAACAGCGACTTGTACGATTACAGAGGAACTGGCTATTTCAACGCCGACTTAAAATCATCAAATAATAAATGGTGGCTTTCAGGCACATTCAGTCTTATAAAGAGCGTAAAGACAATCAATCTCAAACTTACTGCCAGTTATAAGATCTCAGACAGATTCAATCAATATATTTTTGGTGAACTGTACAGTGGTACGGGCGATAGTTTGCTCGATTACAAAAGGAAAGACTTGCAGTTAAGAGCGGGGATATGTATAAAGCCCGATTTTTATAATCTGTTTTAA
- a CDS encoding ABC transporter permease, giving the protein MKTIKFLIEKEFKQMFRNPMIPKMIVMYPVMVLLVFPWAVSFEIKNIKIDVVDHSKNVYSKRLTDKIASSRYFILNDTPPNYQTAMLNMEHGETDMILEIPTSFDMDLVKNKASGVGMAVNSVNGTQGLLGSNYIMQIVNDFSSELLGELMHTMPPQSRASIMRMPKVDIVPQFKFNPALDYKFFMIPGFMVLLLTLICGILPALNIVLEKENGTINQINVTPVNRIVFILAKLIPFWIVGLVVMIISVSASYLLYGLWPTGSVLAVLFSAVVFIISISGLGIIISNYSSNMQQASFLVMFFILILILLGGMFTPISSMPEWARLIAYVNPFTYLTTTFRMLYLNGSTLADVSGNLLKLGVIAVVLNGWAVVSYKKRG; this is encoded by the coding sequence ATGAAAACAATAAAATTCCTAATAGAAAAAGAGTTTAAACAGATGTTCAGGAATCCTATGATTCCAAAAATGATTGTTATGTATCCGGTTATGGTGTTGCTGGTGTTCCCGTGGGCAGTAAGTTTCGAAATAAAAAATATTAAAATTGATGTTGTAGATCATAGCAAGAATGTATATTCTAAAAGACTGACCGACAAAATTGCATCTTCTCGATACTTTATCCTTAACGACACTCCGCCCAATTACCAGACAGCAATGTTGAATATGGAACATGGCGAAACAGATATGATCCTGGAAATACCCACTTCGTTCGATATGGATCTGGTAAAAAACAAAGCATCAGGAGTAGGCATGGCAGTCAACTCGGTAAACGGCACCCAGGGCCTGTTGGGTAGCAATTATATTATGCAGATTGTGAACGATTTCTCATCGGAACTGTTAGGTGAACTTATGCATACAATGCCTCCGCAATCCAGAGCCTCAATAATGCGAATGCCAAAAGTAGATATTGTTCCCCAGTTCAAGTTTAATCCTGCTCTGGACTATAAATTCTTTATGATTCCAGGTTTTATGGTGTTACTCCTCACACTTATCTGTGGCATTTTACCCGCACTGAACATTGTGTTGGAAAAAGAGAACGGTACCATTAACCAGATCAATGTGACCCCGGTAAACAGAATAGTGTTTATTCTGGCTAAACTTATTCCTTTCTGGATTGTAGGCCTTGTTGTCATGATAATTTCAGTCTCAGCATCATACCTGCTGTATGGGCTCTGGCCCACAGGAAGTGTTTTAGCTGTACTTTTCTCAGCTGTTGTCTTTATCATCTCCATATCAGGGCTGGGAATCATCATCTCAAACTATTCCTCAAATATGCAGCAGGCAAGCTTTCTGGTGATGTTCTTTATTCTTATCCTTATCCTGCTTGGCGGTATGTTTACCCCCATATCAAGCATGCCCGAATGGGCCCGGTTGATTGCATACGTCAACCCGTTTACCTACCTTACAACTACCTTTCGCATGCTCTATCTGAACGGGAGCACGTTGGCTGATGTATCGGGGAATCTGCTTAAATTGGGAGTAATTGCAGTAGTATTGAATGGTTGGGCAGTAGTCAGCTATAAAAAAAGAGGATAA
- a CDS encoding ABC transporter permease: MKQFIAFVRKEFYHIFRDNRTLLVILGMPVVEILLFGFAINMEVQDIRVAVYDPTPDTFTNGIAERIQQNAYFNYLGKVYSMEEMGELMRKGKLDLAVVFQQNFQEDLVHSGDAAVQLLSNSSDPNRGSIAVTYATAIIAGYQREQTGLMQMPFQILTENRMIYNPLMKSSYMFVPGIMGLVLMIICTIMTSVSIVREKERGTMEVLLASPLKQGTMIFAKTIPYMVISFIDFIIILLLSYFVLDVPVNGNLLLFFLIAIIYIALTLSYGLTVSTLVDKQVNAVIVSAITAMVPVLMLSGMIFPIDNMPMVLQALSTIVPARWFIEAVRKVMIQGQGLMMVWKEILILIGMILFLLVVTIINTKKRLE, translated from the coding sequence ATGAAACAATTTATTGCATTTGTACGCAAAGAGTTTTATCATATTTTCCGTGATAACAGAACACTTCTCGTAATACTTGGCATGCCGGTAGTGGAGATACTGTTATTCGGATTTGCTATCAATATGGAAGTACAAGACATTCGTGTGGCGGTTTACGACCCCACCCCCGACACATTCACTAATGGCATTGCTGAACGTATCCAGCAGAATGCCTATTTCAATTATCTTGGGAAAGTGTACTCCATGGAGGAGATGGGGGAGTTGATGCGTAAAGGAAAACTAGATCTGGCAGTGGTATTTCAGCAAAATTTTCAGGAGGACCTGGTGCACTCAGGTGATGCAGCTGTGCAGTTGCTTTCAAACAGCTCCGATCCAAACAGGGGATCTATAGCTGTTACCTATGCAACTGCAATTATAGCCGGATATCAAAGGGAGCAAACGGGGCTGATGCAGATGCCGTTTCAGATTTTGACCGAAAACAGGATGATCTATAACCCACTCATGAAGTCATCGTATATGTTTGTACCTGGTATAATGGGATTAGTGCTGATGATCATATGTACCATAATGACTTCAGTTTCCATCGTTCGGGAGAAGGAGAGAGGAACAATGGAGGTGTTGCTTGCATCGCCCCTGAAACAAGGGACTATGATCTTTGCCAAAACAATTCCATATATGGTTATATCCTTTATTGATTTTATAATTATTCTTCTTCTGAGCTATTTTGTTTTAGATGTGCCTGTTAATGGCAATCTTTTGCTGTTCTTTCTGATTGCGATCATCTACATTGCACTGACCCTGTCTTATGGACTGACCGTTTCAACGCTGGTGGATAAACAGGTAAACGCAGTTATTGTCTCGGCTATAACAGCAATGGTTCCAGTACTGATGCTTTCAGGGATGATATTCCCTATCGACAATATGCCGATGGTGCTGCAGGCTTTATCTACTATTGTACCTGCACGATGGTTTATTGAAGCAGTACGTAAAGTGATGATTCAGGGACAGGGATTAATGATGGTCTGGAAAGAGATACTTATATTAATTGGAATGATATTGTTCCTGTTAGTGGTTACAATCATAAATACTAAAAAAAGGCTGGAGTAA
- a CDS encoding ABC transporter ATP-binding protein, with protein MIEVKDLHKSYTKGKVNALNGVTFSVKDGEIFGVIGPDGAGKSSLFRILASLLLPDSGIALMNGHDVIKDYREIRQIIGYMPGRFSLYQDLSVEENLTFFATLFNTTIEENYHLIKDIYQQIEPFKNRRAGALSGGMKQKLALSCALIHKPEILILDEPTTGVDPVSRKEFWDMLKRLKEQGITILVSTAYMDEAGRCDRIALMREGEFIANNTPQGIIDDYAETLWSVEGTGMSALLSELRSHSKIKSSFAFGDKIHVTVEGGLKTGELKEYLTKKEFSDVRIDPIQPTVEDCFMALTI; from the coding sequence ATGATCGAAGTAAAAGATTTACATAAGAGTTACACCAAAGGTAAGGTGAACGCACTGAATGGAGTCACTTTCTCTGTCAAAGATGGGGAAATATTCGGAGTAATTGGCCCGGATGGCGCCGGTAAATCATCGCTCTTTCGCATTCTTGCCTCACTCTTGCTACCCGACAGTGGAATAGCTTTGATGAACGGACATGATGTAATAAAAGATTACAGGGAAATCAGGCAGATAATCGGCTATATGCCTGGTCGGTTCTCTCTCTATCAGGATCTGAGCGTGGAAGAAAATCTGACATTTTTTGCCACCCTTTTCAACACCACCATAGAGGAAAATTACCATCTGATCAAAGATATTTATCAGCAGATAGAACCCTTTAAAAACCGGAGAGCAGGAGCGCTTTCGGGAGGTATGAAGCAGAAGCTTGCATTAAGCTGTGCCCTAATTCATAAGCCGGAAATCCTTATCCTTGATGAACCCACTACAGGGGTAGACCCGGTTTCGAGAAAGGAGTTCTGGGATATGCTGAAACGACTGAAAGAGCAGGGCATAACCATCCTGGTTTCAACTGCATATATGGATGAAGCCGGTAGATGCGACAGAATAGCCCTGATGCGTGAAGGGGAGTTTATCGCGAACAACACCCCACAAGGAATTATCGATGATTACGCCGAGACATTATGGTCGGTGGAAGGAACTGGGATGTCAGCATTACTCAGTGAGCTCCGTTCTCATTCCAAGATAAAAAGCAGCTTCGCTTTTGGAGACAAGATTCACGTCACAGTTGAAGGCGGGCTAAAAACCGGAGAGCTTAAAGAATACCTAACAAAAAAAGAATTCAGCGACGTAAGAATTGATCCTATCCAGCCTACCGTGGAAGATTGTTTTATGGCATTAACCATTTGA
- a CDS encoding HlyD family secretion protein — MKPNFYLLSALLTLLLFSCSKGSGEYDATGSFEATEIIVSSQASGCILELNVNEGEQLQMGQIVGLIDSTQLYLQKMSLLSSVKGVRAQHPDIEAQTAALQDQIKTLKREKARVERLVAANAANQKQLDDIESQLEVVQSQLSALTSTLQKNSANISAQSSTLDIQIAQLEDQLEKTRITSPISGTVLNRYVEAGELATMGTPLFKIADTGTLFLRAYVTNDQLALIKLNDEVTVRVDNGKGNMKSYTGAIIWISNKSEFTPKTIQTKNERANLVYALKIAVPNDGYLKIGMYGEVKF; from the coding sequence ATGAAACCAAATTTTTACTTGTTATCTGCATTATTAACCCTCCTCCTATTTTCATGCAGCAAAGGCAGCGGTGAATATGACGCTACCGGATCGTTCGAAGCTACAGAAATTATTGTCTCGTCTCAGGCAAGCGGATGTATTCTGGAATTAAACGTAAACGAAGGAGAACAATTGCAAATGGGACAGATAGTAGGCCTGATAGATAGCACCCAGCTCTACCTTCAAAAGATGAGCCTCCTTTCAAGTGTAAAAGGGGTACGTGCCCAGCATCCAGATATTGAAGCACAGACAGCAGCTTTACAGGATCAGATAAAAACATTGAAACGGGAAAAAGCGCGGGTAGAAAGATTGGTTGCCGCAAATGCTGCCAATCAAAAACAGCTTGACGACATTGAATCTCAATTAGAAGTTGTGCAGAGTCAGCTATCAGCACTGACATCCACATTGCAAAAAAACAGTGCCAATATTTCTGCACAAAGCTCCACTCTAGATATTCAGATTGCACAACTTGAAGACCAACTGGAGAAAACCCGTATCACTTCACCTATCTCAGGCACTGTACTTAACAGGTATGTCGAGGCTGGTGAACTTGCTACCATGGGTACTCCCCTCTTCAAAATTGCAGATACAGGCACGCTGTTCCTGAGGGCTTATGTGACAAATGACCAGCTTGCACTGATTAAACTTAATGACGAGGTAACAGTAAGGGTAGACAACGGTAAAGGAAATATGAAATCATACACGGGTGCAATCATCTGGATATCAAACAAATCAGAGTTTACACCCAAGACAATACAGACTAAAAACGAAAGGGCTAACCTTGTATATGCCTTAAAAATTGCTGTTCCAAATGATGGTTATCTGAAAATAGGCATGTACGGCGAAGTCAAATTCTAA
- a CDS encoding TolC family protein yields the protein MRPKTFLLFLGLIWLNIILASGQVITLDEMQVKAKTNYPAIARYNIIEKTRDFSIDNANRGYLPQGSISSQAAWQSDVTKIDLDLPIEFPSIEIPVPDQDQYRLVAELNQTIWDGGNITAQKKSLTANSELEIKKLDTEIYALRERVNNLYFGILLMKGNLQQHEILEKELQRNYDNVQAYVQNGVANVSDLSTVKVEQLKAGQQKISLESTLDAYIRMLSVMTGEPLDKDMTFVKPNPETDLISPIINRPELKMFNAQEEAIESQKLLLKAKNMPKLGAFAQGGYGKPGLNMFDNEFSPYFLGGIRLIWNFGNLYTLNNDKKIIDLQKKAVNTQREVFMQNLFMQIPQQQIEIEKYKKTMQDDDEIIRHQTFIRKAAEVKVENGTLTVSDLMREINAEEAARQSKTLHEIQYLMSVYSLKHSTNQN from the coding sequence ATGAGACCAAAAACATTTCTGTTATTCTTAGGATTGATCTGGCTAAACATTATACTGGCATCGGGACAGGTCATCACACTTGATGAAATGCAGGTAAAAGCTAAAACAAACTACCCTGCAATTGCAAGATACAACATTATTGAAAAAACTAGGGATTTCAGCATAGATAATGCAAACAGGGGGTATCTCCCGCAGGGTTCTATAAGCTCACAGGCAGCCTGGCAGTCAGACGTTACAAAAATCGACCTGGATCTTCCGATTGAATTTCCTTCCATTGAAATTCCTGTACCAGATCAGGATCAATACCGATTAGTGGCTGAACTGAACCAGACTATCTGGGATGGAGGCAACATTACCGCTCAGAAGAAGAGCCTGACAGCTAACTCTGAACTAGAGATTAAAAAACTGGATACTGAAATTTACGCTTTGAGAGAGCGTGTAAACAATCTCTATTTCGGTATACTACTAATGAAGGGAAATCTGCAGCAACATGAAATCCTGGAAAAAGAACTGCAACGCAATTACGATAACGTACAGGCCTATGTGCAAAATGGTGTGGCAAACGTTTCCGACCTCAGCACGGTTAAGGTGGAACAGCTGAAAGCGGGACAGCAGAAAATCAGCCTTGAATCCACACTTGATGCATATATCCGGATGTTATCGGTGATGACGGGAGAGCCACTTGATAAAGATATGACTTTTGTAAAACCAAACCCCGAAACCGATTTAATATCTCCTATCATCAACCGTCCAGAATTAAAGATGTTCAACGCGCAGGAGGAAGCTATTGAGTCGCAAAAATTGCTATTAAAGGCTAAGAATATGCCGAAGTTGGGAGCCTTTGCACAGGGTGGCTACGGAAAGCCGGGATTGAATATGTTCGATAACGAATTTTCACCTTACTTTTTGGGTGGAATCCGCCTGATATGGAACTTTGGAAATTTGTATACATTAAATAACGATAAAAAAATTATTGATTTACAAAAAAAGGCAGTGAATACTCAAAGAGAGGTCTTTATGCAAAATTTGTTTATGCAGATACCGCAACAGCAGATAGAGATAGAAAAATATAAAAAGACAATGCAGGATGATGATGAAATCATTCGCCACCAAACATTTATTCGCAAGGCAGCAGAGGTGAAGGTGGAAAATGGCACACTTACCGTTTCGGACCTTATGAGAGAGATAAATGCTGAAGAGGCTGCCAGGCAATCCAAAACGCTTCACGAAATTCAATATCTAATGTCGGTTTATTCACTGAAACATTCAACTAATCAGAACTAA
- a CDS encoding TetR/AcrR family transcriptional regulator, which translates to METNTTEQKIIRAADKIFTQKGYAATRTRDIAEEAGANLALLNYYFGSKEKLFKHVVREKLKMLLGAMGPILSDDNISLEDKIMSITEGYTNLLLENEELPIFILNELSVNKELFVEITQNTRQIAQPVIEKQLKEKGVEISATDLIINTLSLTMFPFVAKPLIISSGLVKDEKFKEFVTERKDKILRWITSITK; encoded by the coding sequence ATGGAGACTAATACAACAGAACAGAAAATTATCAGGGCAGCCGATAAAATATTCACACAAAAGGGGTATGCTGCCACAAGAACAAGAGATATTGCTGAAGAGGCAGGTGCCAATCTGGCACTTCTTAATTATTACTTTGGTAGCAAAGAGAAGCTTTTTAAACATGTGGTAAGAGAAAAGCTAAAGATGTTACTTGGTGCAATGGGGCCAATTTTATCTGATGATAATATTTCTCTTGAAGATAAAATAATGTCTATCACTGAAGGATATACCAATCTGTTGCTTGAAAATGAGGAACTCCCAATTTTTATACTTAATGAATTGTCGGTAAACAAGGAACTATTTGTGGAAATAACACAAAATACACGGCAGATTGCTCAACCGGTTATTGAAAAGCAGTTGAAAGAGAAAGGTGTTGAAATATCAGCAACTGATCTGATAATTAACACGCTTAGCCTTACTATGTTTCCGTTCGTTGCTAAGCCGTTGATAATTTCTTCGGGATTGGTAAAGGATGAAAAATTTAAAGAGTTTGTGACCGAAAGAAAAGATAAAATCTTACGATGGATAACAAGCATAACCAAATAA
- a CDS encoding patatin-like phospholipase family protein — MKKLTTILMIIGCFAFAAMGQEQQRKQEQQRKKVGVVLSGGSAKGFSHVGALKVLENAGIPIDYIAGTSMGAVVGGLYAAGYSANMIDSLIQIQDWSYLMRDNIYRENLSASQRNHQKKYIVSLPYRLKLKERSSKVSLPQGVFTGQNLYSLFLNMTIGYQDEMDFDSLPIPFGCVAADLLTGEEFVFREGILPEAMRASMAIPGVFTPVERDSMVLIDGGVINNFPVDVARSMGADIIIGVIMPSDEKSVHSRGSITEVTENIFNFIGQQKLQKNIKDTDLMILPRIHPYGSMDFQRPAIDSIISRGEQAAMEKWDELIALKESLGLEDSSKIERENKNPYIHIDTLIIDNIRIEGVSPVEEKQILRWISVKENRVTRKDLDGMTSRIYASGLFSRVYYRLDGDQPFDLVFFVEAKESNTLNMGAYFDTNDMAAVFANTTIRLSTSLNSMIDITARLSRDPYLMADYSINSGIFYKAGANYRISKNDLSIYERGKLEYKMSVNRNSLDLNFSELYFGNFRLHLGSRLEHFHLFNVLGRIVDENYTRIKDKLYINYQLDGVYDNLNTTYFPSSGQYFSFRYSVNTDNFLKLDNDSPLSILEMNFYKPVYLADGIYITPRVTSRYIMNDSVPLMYRNFVGGRFDDHYLPHQISLQGSSGMEILDNMVFSADIMGHYNFKPNNYLYANVNYTVHNNHVYNLFDGKSYFGVNLGYSYLSIVGPLRVEFGYSGLSRKFHPFLSLGYYL, encoded by the coding sequence ATGAAAAAACTGACTACAATATTGATGATCATCGGTTGTTTTGCTTTTGCCGCTATGGGACAGGAGCAGCAACGCAAACAGGAGCAGCAACGCAAAAAGGTGGGAGTGGTGCTAAGTGGCGGATCGGCAAAAGGATTTTCACATGTGGGCGCATTAAAGGTGTTGGAGAATGCCGGTATTCCCATCGACTATATTGCCGGTACCAGTATGGGGGCTGTAGTGGGAGGACTATACGCAGCAGGCTACAGTGCAAATATGATTGATTCACTTATCCAGATTCAGGATTGGAGCTATCTTATGCGCGACAATATTTACCGTGAGAACCTGTCTGCATCTCAGAGGAATCATCAAAAAAAATATATCGTATCCCTACCCTACAGGCTAAAACTTAAAGAAAGAAGCAGCAAGGTGAGCCTTCCACAGGGTGTTTTTACAGGGCAAAATCTATACAGCCTTTTTCTGAATATGACTATCGGCTATCAGGATGAAATGGATTTCGACTCTCTTCCAATCCCTTTCGGTTGTGTTGCAGCTGATTTGCTTACTGGTGAGGAGTTTGTTTTCAGGGAAGGAATTCTGCCCGAGGCCATGCGCGCAAGTATGGCTATTCCGGGCGTTTTTACACCGGTAGAGAGGGACAGCATGGTATTGATTGACGGAGGTGTGATCAATAATTTCCCGGTTGATGTAGCAAGGAGTATGGGAGCCGATATTATAATTGGTGTAATTATGCCGTCAGATGAGAAATCAGTACACAGCCGTGGCAGTATTACAGAGGTTACAGAAAACATCTTTAATTTTATCGGGCAGCAAAAACTCCAGAAGAACATAAAAGATACCGATCTTATGATTTTACCACGTATCCACCCATATGGGTCCATGGATTTTCAAAGACCTGCCATCGACTCAATTATCTCTCGCGGTGAACAGGCAGCTATGGAGAAATGGGATGAGCTGATTGCCTTAAAAGAGTCACTTGGATTGGAGGATAGTAGTAAAATTGAAAGGGAGAATAAAAATCCCTATATCCATATCGATACACTTATAATCGATAATATACGCATTGAAGGTGTTTCACCTGTAGAGGAAAAGCAGATATTACGCTGGATCTCTGTCAAAGAGAATAGAGTAACTCGGAAAGATTTAGATGGCATGACCTCACGGATATATGCCAGCGGGCTCTTTTCACGTGTTTATTATCGTCTCGACGGGGATCAGCCTTTCGATCTTGTTTTTTTTGTCGAAGCTAAAGAATCAAATACCCTCAATATGGGTGCATACTTCGACACCAATGATATGGCGGCTGTTTTTGCCAATACAACAATTCGCTTAAGCACATCGCTGAATTCAATGATTGATATTACAGCACGACTTAGCCGCGATCCCTATCTTATGGCAGACTATTCAATAAACAGTGGCATCTTCTATAAGGCTGGCGCCAACTACAGGATCAGTAAAAACGATCTGAGTATATATGAAAGAGGCAAGCTTGAATATAAGATGTCGGTCAACCGAAATTCCCTGGATCTAAATTTTTCTGAATTATATTTTGGCAATTTCAGGCTGCATCTTGGTTCCCGGCTTGAGCATTTTCACCTTTTCAATGTCTTAGGGCGTATTGTAGATGAAAATTATACAAGAATAAAAGACAAGCTATATATAAACTATCAGCTCGATGGAGTTTATGATAATCTCAATACCACTTATTTCCCTTCATCGGGACAGTACTTTTCGTTTCGTTATTCAGTTAACACTGATAACTTCCTGAAGCTTGATAATGATTCGCCTTTAAGCATTTTGGAGATGAATTTTTACAAACCTGTTTATTTAGCTGATGGTATCTATATTACACCCCGTGTTACATCACGGTACATAATGAACGACAGCGTTCCCCTAATGTACCGTAACTTTGTCGGCGGCAGATTCGATGATCATTATTTACCACATCAAATTTCACTTCAGGGATCATCAGGAATGGAGATTTTAGACAATATGGTGTTCTCTGCTGATATAATGGGGCACTATAATTTCAAACCGAATAACTATCTCTATGCAAATGTAAACTATACTGTACATAATAATCATGTTTACAACCTTTTTGATGGTAAATCATATTTTGGGGTCAACCTTGGTTACTCCTATCTTTCAATTGTGGGCCCCCTTAGAGTTGAGTTCGGATATTCAGGCCTTTCACGTAAATTCCACCCCTTCCTGAGTCTCGGGTATTATTTATAA